CTTCATGCATTTAGAGCCATTTTCTTCATTGCATCCAAAAATAATACGCATCTTCATTTTTACAGGCAAATCTAATTCATGAATAATTTTAGCAGCATAATAACCTGCAATTAATGGTCCTTTATCGTCTGCAACGCCTCTTCCATAAAGTTTATCATCTTTAATCACCATTTGATAAGGATCAGTATTCCACCCCTCTTTATTGCAAGGAACTACATCTAAATGACCTAAAATACCAAAAGCCTCTGTTTCTTCACCAATATCAATATGTCCAGCATATCCATCAACATTTTCACAAATAAAACCATCTCTTTTCCCAATTGCTAACATTTCTTCTAAAGCAATTCGACACTGTTCCCCAAATGGTTGTCCATCATTTGCTGTTGACTCATCTAAAACAGATGGGATACGACATAGTCTATCAATATCATTAATCATATCTTGTTTTCTTTTATTGACTTCTTCTAAAAAATCGATCATAAAATCACCTCATTGGTTATTATATCAAACATTTCAATAAAACGATACTTTTTTATCAAAAAGTGTTATGATTATGTTAAATGGAGGATTTGAATCTATGGAAAATATCACATTTCACATTACTGTGAAGGCAATTGTCATTTATCGTCATAAAATATTGATTTTAAAAAGAATACGTCCCTCAAGTGATGGTCTAGGCTTTTGGGAACTACCTGGTGGTGGACTAGAATATGGTGAAACACCTCATGAAGCGTTAATAAGAGAATTAAAGGAAGAAACAAATTTAGATATCAAAATCATCAAGCCAGTCTATACATTTACAGCAATTCGCCCAGATTATCAAACTGTAGGAATTGGTTTTTTAACAATTCCCACAAATGATCATGTCATTATTTCACATGAACACACTGATTTTAAATTTGTGGAAATCGATGATTTAAGAAATTATTTAGATGAAAAAATTTATAATGATATCATTTTTACACTGAAAGAATATGAAAATATGAATTTGGAGGAATAGTTATGAAAAAATTATCTGAATATCCGAATATTGGTCCTGCTGTTGAAGCACAATTACACCAAGTTGGAATAGATACAATGGATCAGCTCCAAGATATTGGCAGTCAAGAAGCATGGTTAAAAATTCAATCTATTGATTCTTCGGCATGTATACATAGACTTTATTCTTTAGAAGCAGCAATTCAGGGTATCAAGAAAAAAGATTTAAGTTTAGATGACAAACAATATCTTAAAGATTTTTACAATCAACATAAACTATCAAAAAATCAGGATTAATCAAAATCCTGATTTTTTGATGCATAATAATCTTTAATTGCTGAAATAGACTTTTTCTTAAAATTCATATATAAAACTAGAAGCCCTATTGAAGTTGCAGCAAATACAACAGTTGTTCCAATAAAAATATAAGTTATCATACCCATTTCGTTTTTTTCTATACTTGGAACATATTTCTGTAATGTACCTTCAGTGCTTTCATAAGAATAAAGATTCTTTTCTCCAGCATCATTCATCAAATAAACTACTGAATAATTAGCATGTTCCTGATCTTCAAAAGTCCACCCTTCAATTTCAAGGTCCCCAATCTTAACCTTACTTCTTTTCAGTCCATCCTGTTTTTCTATATCAGATGGTATATCAATCAAAGTATAACTCTTACCATTAATTTCAATAGTCTCATATTTCCCCATAATTTTACCGTTCTCACAAATATAAAAATTTTTATTTCCAGATTCATCCATTAAATATACAAGTACTAATCCATTTGTCTCATTTTTCCATCCTGTTATTGGCGTATTTTCAAGTTCCAAGGAAGTTCCCACATATCCCTTAGGACCATCAACTTTTGAAACATCTATAAGCAAGCCTAATTTTTGATTGCCAAACTGAGTAAAAACAGTAGGCTTTTCTGTAACATTTACAGTAATCGCATATGTCTTTTTCGACCCATTTTCAGCAGTCACAACAACCTCAAATGTTTGACTTCCAATCACAATATCTTTTTTACCAATACCAGACACTTTTGCTTTTGAATCCTTTGCTTTAGCATCAATAGTTAAAGAAGTGATATCAGATGTTAAATTGATAGAATATGAAGTCTTATTAGACGAAAATGAGGGATTTAAAGTGCCTTCAGAAACAGTCAAAGATGACAATAAATTATCTGTAGAACGTGTATCTTTTTCCTTGGTACTTGTATCACTAGTTGTAGTACCTCCAGTGTTAGCAGAAGTAGAACCACCACTAGAAGTTGATCCTCCTCCGTTATTTGAAGAAGGTGCTTTAATAGAAATATTTTTACTTGTTGATTTTAAATCCGTTATTTTTTTACCTGTATTAGAATCAGCAACACTTACAGGAGACACAGTAATAGTAAATGAGCTTGAACCGGCTTTAACTGTTGTGGATTCACCAGTCCAAATTGGATTAGCTCCTTTAACTGTTGCCCCATTATTTGCAGAAACACTAAATGAACCTTCACACCCATTACCATTTACAGTTACTTTGACTTCACCTCCAGCAGATACACTTGAAGCACTAATAGAAACACTATATGAAGCAGCATAAATTTCTTGAGTATTTCCTACAATAATTCCAATACAAACAAACACTCCTAATAAAAATTGAGTAACTTTACTTTTTTTCATTAATTTATTTATCTCCTTAATTTAAAGTCTGTCTTCCTAAAACATGTAATTT
Above is a genomic segment from Candidatus Stoquefichus sp. SB1 containing:
- a CDS encoding NUDIX hydrolase; protein product: MENITFHITVKAIVIYRHKILILKRIRPSSDGLGFWELPGGGLEYGETPHEALIRELKEETNLDIKIIKPVYTFTAIRPDYQTVGIGFLTIPTNDHVIISHEHTDFKFVEIDDLRNYLDEKIYNDIIFTLKEYENMNLEE
- a CDS encoding TfoX/Sxy family protein, whose protein sequence is MKKLSEYPNIGPAVEAQLHQVGIDTMDQLQDIGSQEAWLKIQSIDSSACIHRLYSLEAAIQGIKKKDLSLDDKQYLKDFYNQHKLSKNQD
- a CDS encoding cadherin-like beta sandwich domain-containing protein, whose translation is MKKSKVTQFLLGVFVCIGIIVGNTQEIYAASYSVSISASSVSAGGEVKVTVNGNGCEGSFSVSANNGATVKGANPIWTGESTTVKAGSSSFTITVSPVSVADSNTGKKITDLKSTSKNISIKAPSSNNGGGSTSSGGSTSANTGGTTTSDTSTKEKDTRSTDNLLSSLTVSEGTLNPSFSSNKTSYSINLTSDITSLTIDAKAKDSKAKVSGIGKKDIVIGSQTFEVVVTAENGSKKTYAITVNVTEKPTVFTQFGNQKLGLLIDVSKVDGPKGYVGTSLELENTPITGWKNETNGLVLVYLMDESGNKNFYICENGKIMGKYETIEINGKSYTLIDIPSDIEKQDGLKRSKVKIGDLEIEGWTFEDQEHANYSVVYLMNDAGEKNLYSYESTEGTLQKYVPSIEKNEMGMITYIFIGTTVVFAATSIGLLVLYMNFKKKSISAIKDYYASKNQDFD